In the genome of Flexistipes sinusarabici DSM 4947, one region contains:
- a CDS encoding SWIM zinc finger family protein — protein sequence MQLLKLTEEQLKNISSGITLQRAENYVGKFYECEIEGNRLRGKIKGNHGVYNVELIIDSDPLDFKCDCSSSKEMFCKHAAALGLTYIYTPWVFTTEEELDRNKISTTGELQFYLKSVKLKDLVDELKRCCIGVSALADLTGISLQQLSMIIKDDQNGKNHTLTIPLKLSCLYLIERGVEAE from the coding sequence ATGCAGCTTTTAAAATTAACGGAAGAGCAACTGAAGAACATTTCCAGCGGAATCACTCTGCAGAGGGCAGAAAATTATGTGGGTAAATTTTACGAATGTGAAATTGAGGGAAACAGGCTGAGAGGAAAAATAAAAGGGAACCATGGAGTATATAATGTTGAACTGATAATTGATTCAGACCCACTTGATTTTAAATGCGACTGTTCATCATCAAAGGAAATGTTTTGTAAACACGCTGCTGCATTGGGCTTAACATATATTTATACACCCTGGGTTTTCACTACTGAAGAAGAACTCGATAGAAATAAAATATCCACTACCGGAGAACTTCAATTTTATTTGAAATCGGTAAAGCTGAAGGATCTTGTGGATGAGTTAAAAAGATGCTGCATTGGAGTATCAGCACTGGCTGATTTGACGGGAATTTCACTTCAGCAGCTGTCCATGATTATCAAAGATGACCAGAACGGCAAAAACCATACATTGACTATTCCCCTTAAACTTTCCTGCCTTTATCTTATTGAAAGGGGTGTGGAGGCTGAATAA
- a CDS encoding DEAD/DEAH box helicase — MIDNVIRYIKNGKFSSNLVFEREIPPKPPALVDYKENVESLLLHSALEKFGIKSLYSHQADAYQAIKSGRDTLITTPAASGKTLCYNLPIMEDMINNPSVKALYLFPIKALGYDQKKAFETLAEQIPLGEKLTAEIVDGDTGKQNRRKILKTPPNVIISNLDIIHYSMLPGISEWRNFLDNLKYVVIDEIHTYKGIFGTQAYNLLQRFLRLVPNVQFVCASATIGNPVDLVENFTGRKFYHINKNGAERGKKNVLIFNPDIPESALAQYLLKINLDSGVKTICFTKSRKQTEKIYAKLVAGDPSRKNVVSSYRAGFLPEERRKIEQAFHKDTLKAVVATSAIEMGIDVGGVDSTILVGYPGSLMSLWQRAGRSGRSSKDSLICLITSKDALDQYYAKNPEELFTDKYEVVTIDRENTNINSKHILCAANEKPVGKNERYYDIMKNDIEKLASEGRLFTDKDGLKYVSLERYPHKNVDFRMAGDTYTLVCNGIVIGTNSGRRLYTEHFENAVYLHRGDYFIVKRVDHNKKEIYLDPFRGNYYTMPKINKETMILSKEMDSDDKNIHAGFCNLQVSEQLTGYDKISGKTGEKLQTIDLEKEPVQFETKGFYLIVTEKAREKVEENNFNFMGSIHALEHSLIAMAPSFVLCDRSDIAGISYPLHPQLESSAVFIYDSYAGGAGICSRVFEIIRPLLERTLKMIKSCDCEEGCPSCIYSPKCGSGNYPLDKKGAEFLIEHLLQENSLNSRKGKIREIPANAKRISEKDDDVFVFDVETKYSADEVGGWKNADKMGISALVAYSMVHEKYYIYEENDIGDFIKKLAAAKAVIGFNIINFDFKVISGYAKDTPEDFNRILKTVIKIDLLQDIRNITGRRFSLDNLAQATINAQKSADGLQALKWYKEGQIKKIIDYCKIDVDVTRDLFLYGINHNKIYAAVNELIVQIPVNWKHYHRLYLSQHTTR, encoded by the coding sequence ATGATTGATAATGTAATAAGATATATTAAAAACGGTAAATTTTCTTCGAATCTTGTTTTTGAGCGGGAAATTCCACCCAAGCCCCCTGCTCTGGTTGACTACAAAGAGAATGTTGAATCTCTGCTTCTTCATTCAGCTCTGGAAAAATTCGGGATAAAGTCCTTATACTCCCACCAGGCAGATGCTTATCAGGCCATTAAATCAGGCCGTGACACATTAATAACGACTCCGGCAGCTTCAGGGAAAACATTGTGTTACAACCTTCCCATTATGGAAGATATGATAAACAATCCGTCTGTAAAAGCCCTTTATCTTTTTCCAATAAAAGCACTCGGTTACGATCAGAAAAAAGCATTCGAAACTCTTGCTGAGCAGATACCTCTGGGAGAGAAACTTACAGCAGAGATTGTAGACGGGGACACAGGGAAACAAAACAGACGGAAAATTTTAAAAACCCCGCCCAACGTTATTATCTCAAATCTGGATATTATCCATTACAGTATGCTTCCCGGAATATCCGAATGGCGGAATTTCCTTGATAATCTCAAATATGTTGTAATCGATGAAATCCACACTTATAAAGGCATCTTCGGCACACAGGCATACAACCTGCTTCAAAGGTTTCTTCGCTTAGTGCCCAATGTGCAGTTTGTATGTGCATCTGCTACTATTGGTAACCCGGTGGATTTGGTTGAAAATTTTACTGGACGTAAATTTTATCATATAAATAAAAATGGTGCCGAGAGAGGGAAAAAAAATGTCTTAATTTTTAATCCGGATATTCCTGAATCTGCGCTTGCCCAATACCTTCTGAAAATTAATCTTGATTCCGGAGTCAAGACCATCTGTTTCACAAAATCCAGAAAGCAGACAGAAAAAATTTATGCCAAGCTTGTAGCAGGTGATCCCTCCCGGAAAAATGTTGTTTCCTCATACAGAGCTGGCTTTCTTCCCGAAGAAAGACGTAAAATCGAGCAGGCTTTTCATAAGGATACATTAAAAGCTGTTGTGGCAACTTCCGCTATCGAAATGGGGATAGATGTCGGCGGTGTGGATTCAACAATACTGGTGGGATACCCGGGATCATTAATGAGTCTCTGGCAGAGAGCCGGACGTTCAGGACGAAGCAGTAAAGATTCACTTATCTGCCTGATAACTTCTAAAGATGCTTTGGACCAATATTACGCAAAAAATCCTGAGGAGCTTTTCACCGATAAATACGAAGTGGTGACTATCGACAGGGAAAACACGAATATCAACAGCAAACACATACTCTGTGCAGCTAATGAAAAGCCAGTTGGAAAGAATGAGCGGTATTATGATATCATGAAAAACGATATAGAAAAACTTGCTTCGGAAGGCAGACTTTTCACAGATAAGGACGGACTCAAATATGTATCCCTGGAAAGATATCCTCATAAAAATGTTGATTTCAGGATGGCCGGAGATACATATACACTTGTATGCAACGGCATTGTAATAGGTACCAACTCAGGTAGAAGGCTGTACACAGAGCACTTTGAAAATGCTGTTTATCTTCATCGGGGAGATTACTTTATCGTTAAACGTGTTGATCACAATAAAAAAGAAATTTATTTGGATCCTTTCAGGGGAAATTATTATACAATGCCCAAAATAAACAAAGAAACCATGATTTTATCCAAAGAGATGGATTCTGATGATAAAAATATACATGCCGGATTTTGTAATCTTCAGGTTTCCGAACAGCTGACAGGATATGATAAGATTTCGGGTAAAACCGGTGAAAAACTCCAGACAATTGATTTGGAAAAAGAACCGGTGCAGTTTGAAACAAAAGGTTTTTATCTTATTGTGACAGAGAAAGCCAGAGAAAAGGTAGAGGAAAACAATTTTAATTTCATGGGTAGTATTCATGCACTGGAGCACTCGCTTATTGCTATGGCGCCTTCTTTTGTACTGTGTGACCGCTCCGACATTGCCGGTATTTCATACCCGTTACACCCTCAGCTGGAGTCTTCGGCTGTTTTTATTTATGATTCGTATGCAGGTGGGGCAGGAATATGCAGCAGGGTTTTTGAAATAATAAGACCTCTTCTTGAAAGAACATTGAAAATGATAAAATCCTGCGATTGTGAAGAAGGCTGCCCGTCTTGTATTTATTCGCCTAAATGCGGGTCAGGAAATTATCCTCTGGATAAAAAAGGTGCAGAATTCCTTATTGAGCATTTACTGCAAGAGAATTCCTTAAACAGTCGCAAAGGAAAAATTAGGGAAATTCCAGCCAATGCAAAAAGAATCTCTGAAAAAGACGATGATGTATTTGTATTCGATGTGGAAACAAAATATTCGGCCGACGAGGTGGGAGGTTGGAAAAACGCTGATAAAATGGGAATTTCAGCACTCGTGGCATATTCCATGGTTCATGAAAAATACTATATTTATGAAGAAAATGATATAGGAGACTTTATTAAAAAGCTGGCCGCAGCAAAAGCGGTTATCGGTTTTAATATTATCAATTTTGATTTCAAAGTAATTTCAGGCTATGCAAAAGATACACCTGAAGATTTCAACAGAATTCTAAAAACTGTAATAAAGATTGATCTGCTTCAGGACATACGAAACATCACCGGACGCCGGTTTTCTCTGGACAATCTTGCCCAGGCAACAATTAATGCCCAAAAATCGGCTGACGGGCTGCAGGCATTGAAATGGTATAAAGAAGGCCAGATAAAAAAAATAATCGATTACTGTAAAATCGATGTCGATGTTACCCGTGATCTTTTCCTGTACGGCATAAACCACAATAAAATATATGCTGCGGTAAATGAACTTATTGTCCAAATTCCTGTAAACTGGAAGCATTATCACAGATTATATTTATCTCAGCATACAACCAGATAA
- a CDS encoding sigma-70 family RNA polymerase sigma factor, translating to MSEKNLKEEIAEEEDELLENDVEEDSKELEKKLEEDPSALAPVSDDMLKSYLNKISQFSPLSREEEYELGKRIQDGDEEALNKLILSNLKFVVSIANRYKNSGISMTDLINQGNVGLVEAAKRFDPERGVKFISYAVWWIRQAIIQALAEQSGTVKLPIKQASILYKINEAVEKLTKENGKEPTPYELSQYLDMDTEDIENILRVSRNYLSLEVPIKEGEDKSFIDLLESETGSVEQEIIHGTLTEALSEIVDELSEREAKIIKWRFGMEGEAPKTLEEVGEMLQISRERVRQVESRALAKLRKKAMKRKLSDYLN from the coding sequence ATGTCGGAAAAAAATCTGAAAGAAGAAATTGCAGAGGAAGAGGACGAACTTTTAGAGAACGATGTGGAGGAAGACTCGAAAGAGTTGGAAAAGAAACTTGAAGAAGATCCCTCTGCTCTTGCCCCTGTTTCTGACGACATGCTCAAAAGTTATCTCAATAAAATTTCTCAGTTTTCCCCCCTCTCCCGTGAAGAGGAGTATGAACTTGGGAAGCGGATTCAGGATGGTGATGAGGAAGCATTGAATAAACTTATCCTGAGCAACCTTAAGTTTGTAGTTTCAATTGCTAACAGGTATAAAAACTCAGGAATAAGCATGACCGATTTGATTAATCAGGGTAATGTTGGTTTGGTGGAAGCGGCAAAACGTTTTGATCCTGAAAGAGGTGTCAAATTCATCTCGTATGCAGTATGGTGGATAAGGCAAGCCATTATTCAGGCTTTGGCCGAGCAGTCCGGAACGGTTAAACTTCCTATCAAACAGGCAAGTATACTTTATAAGATAAATGAAGCAGTGGAAAAACTCACAAAGGAAAACGGCAAGGAGCCCACTCCATATGAACTATCACAGTATCTTGATATGGACACAGAGGATATTGAAAACATATTAAGAGTGTCCAGAAATTATCTTTCCCTTGAAGTCCCCATAAAAGAGGGTGAAGACAAGAGCTTCATCGATCTGCTTGAATCCGAAACAGGCAGCGTTGAGCAGGAAATCATCCACGGAACACTTACAGAGGCTCTCAGTGAAATTGTAGATGAACTTTCCGAGCGTGAAGCCAAAATAATAAAGTGGAGATTCGGAATGGAGGGAGAAGCTCCCAAAACCCTTGAAGAGGTTGGTGAGATGCTTCAAATAAGCAGAGAAAGAGTCAGGCAGGTGGAATCAAGAGCTCTCGCCAAACTGAGAAAAAAAGCTATGAAAAGAAAGCTGTCGGACTATTTAAACTGA